One region of Oxalobacteraceae bacterium OTU3CAMAD1 genomic DNA includes:
- a CDS encoding LysR family transcriptional regulator: MKIDDISAFVAVVRSQSVSAAAETLGLTQSAVTRRVQNLEQELGVELLDRSVKPPKPSLMGKQVFEQCGKVLLEVDRLRDLVQVDQAPTGVFRIGVIQTIGDVVLLDTLQKLNRTFDGLHTEVTSGWGSQLVERVANAEIDAAVALFPATKVLPEGLRGRTLGRIELVIVAQKGAMPKRSYKLRDIFSTGWVLNPDGCGFRAGLARALMEQGLSFKINLETFGTDLQLGLAASGLGLGLMPRPILERSRHRSQLDIVNVVDFKPVLDIWLVQPLQPGPVQHAIDFFAQAVQHAFAEAPLKAVPKVAAR, translated from the coding sequence ATGAAAATAGATGACATCAGTGCGTTCGTGGCGGTGGTGCGCAGCCAATCGGTCAGCGCCGCCGCCGAAACGTTGGGGTTGACCCAGTCGGCGGTCACGCGCCGCGTGCAGAACCTGGAACAGGAGCTGGGCGTGGAGCTGCTCGACCGCAGCGTCAAGCCGCCCAAACCCAGCCTGATGGGCAAACAGGTGTTCGAGCAGTGCGGCAAAGTGCTGCTGGAAGTCGACCGCCTGCGCGACCTGGTGCAGGTGGACCAGGCGCCCACCGGCGTGTTCCGCATCGGCGTCATTCAAACCATCGGCGACGTAGTGCTGCTCGATACTCTGCAAAAGCTTAACCGCACCTTCGACGGCTTACATACGGAGGTGACGTCGGGGTGGGGTTCACAACTGGTCGAACGGGTCGCCAACGCGGAGATCGACGCCGCCGTGGCGCTGTTCCCGGCCACGAAGGTGTTGCCCGAAGGGCTGCGCGGGCGTACGCTTGGCCGCATCGAGCTGGTGATCGTCGCGCAGAAGGGCGCCATGCCCAAGCGCAGTTACAAGCTGCGCGACATTTTCAGTACCGGCTGGGTGCTCAATCCGGACGGTTGCGGCTTCCGTGCCGGGCTGGCGCGCGCGTTGATGGAGCAGGGGCTGTCGTTCAAGATCAATCTCGAGACCTTCGGCACCGATCTGCAACTCGGACTGGCGGCCAGCGGACTGGGACTGGGGCTGATGCCGCGCCCCATACTGGAGCGCAGCCGCCACCGATCGCAGCTCGATATCGTCAACGTGGTGGACTTCAAGCCGGTGCTGGATATCTGGCTGGTGCAGCCTTTGCAGCCAGGCCCGGTGCAGCATGCGATCGATTTCTTCGCGCAGGCGGTGCAGCACGCGTTCGCCGAGGCGCCGCTGAAGGCGGTACCCAAGGTGGCCGCGCGCTAG
- a CDS encoding ABC transporter permease subunit produces MSVSTPAYGGATAPVSAPASAPDAAPAKTKPSVLLSVLRRAASPLVLLALWEVASRTGFLPERVLAAPSQIFVTLGELIASGEMGSNVWVSLHRVLTGLSVSLTLGTALALIAGLSRQGEVAVDSTMQMARTLPFLGLVPLFILWFGIGEFTKIALIAFATTFPMYLTLYSGIRGIDSKLVEAARLFGLSYPQLIVHVILPGALPSFLVGLRYSLGVSWLSLVAVEQINATAGLGYLINNARDFMRTDVIVVCLLVYSLLGLATDLLVRAIEHYALAWRPTFIKD; encoded by the coding sequence ATGTCGGTTTCAACTCCTGCCTACGGCGGCGCGACAGCACCAGTATCGGCGCCCGCATCAGCTCCTGATGCGGCGCCTGCCAAAACCAAGCCTTCCGTTCTGCTCTCCGTGTTGCGGCGCGCGGCCAGCCCGCTGGTGCTGCTCGCGCTGTGGGAAGTGGCTTCGCGCACCGGCTTCCTGCCGGAGCGGGTGCTGGCGGCGCCGTCGCAGATCTTTGTCACGCTGGGCGAGTTGATCGCATCCGGTGAAATGGGCAGCAACGTGTGGGTGTCGCTGCACCGCGTTCTCACCGGCCTGTCGGTGTCGCTCACCTTGGGCACCGCGCTGGCGCTGATCGCCGGCCTGTCGCGCCAGGGCGAGGTGGCGGTCGATTCGACGATGCAGATGGCGCGCACCTTGCCGTTCCTCGGCCTGGTCCCGCTGTTCATCCTGTGGTTCGGCATCGGAGAGTTCACCAAGATCGCGCTGATCGCCTTCGCCACCACCTTCCCGATGTACTTGACGCTGTACAGCGGCATACGCGGCATCGATTCCAAGCTGGTGGAGGCGGCGCGCCTGTTCGGCCTGAGCTACCCGCAACTGATCGTCCATGTGATCCTGCCCGGCGCCTTGCCATCCTTCCTGGTAGGCCTGCGCTACTCGCTGGGTGTCAGCTGGCTGTCGCTGGTGGCGGTGGAGCAGATCAACGCTACGGCGGGCCTGGGCTACCTGATTAACAACGCCCGCGACTTCATGCGCACCGACGTCATCGTCGTCTGCCTGCTGGTCTATAGCCTGCTGGGCCTCGCCACCGATCTGCTGGTGCGCGCCATCGAACACTATGCGCTGGCCTGGCGTCCGACCTTCATCAAGGACTGA
- a CDS encoding flavin monoamine oxidase family protein, whose amino-acid sequence MTVSRRTFLVQLAATSGYAAATAAMTTLGLGAPAIAAARQTAGLQLTPGSGKGLRVLVLGAGIAGLVSAYELRKAGYEVQVVEARDRVGGRNWTIRNGTRIEYDDGTAQTAEFEPDHYFNAGPARLPSHHQTILGYCREFGVELEAEVNTSRSAYFLPDAAKGGQPIQLRRAINDARGHISELLAKSVNRGALDQELSTDDRARLVEFLKVYGDLTPKAEFKGTERSGYKVFPGSAEQVGERQEPLSLEALLDPDLWTSLIFDELLIFQPTMLQPVGGMDRIPHAFHERLKDVVRLNTEVKAIRNKPTGVDVTVRDRASGKAQVLSADFAITTFPLPVLALVDTNFSPEVKAAISGVHYDTASKIAWQSRRFWETDTHIYGGISIVKHETGLIWYPSGGFHKASGVLVGCYNIGQAARDFTAKTLAAQFASSRGVIDRVHPGRGAELQRPVSVAWHKVPYSLGSWVHWATPAEKEYTLLNKPEGRVHFAGEYLSQIGAWQEGAALSAHHAIAAIAHRVAAGATVAKRAA is encoded by the coding sequence ATGACAGTATCGCGTCGGACCTTCCTCGTGCAACTTGCTGCGACCAGCGGCTACGCCGCCGCAACCGCCGCGATGACGACCCTGGGATTGGGCGCGCCGGCGATCGCGGCTGCCCGCCAAACCGCCGGCTTGCAGTTGACGCCCGGCTCGGGAAAAGGCTTGCGCGTCCTTGTGCTGGGTGCGGGCATCGCCGGCCTGGTGTCGGCCTACGAATTGCGTAAAGCGGGCTACGAGGTGCAGGTGGTGGAAGCGCGTGACCGCGTCGGCGGCCGTAATTGGACCATCCGTAACGGCACCCGCATCGAGTACGATGATGGTACCGCGCAGACCGCCGAATTCGAGCCGGACCACTATTTCAACGCGGGGCCGGCGCGTTTGCCCAGCCATCACCAGACCATCCTCGGATACTGCCGCGAGTTCGGCGTCGAGCTGGAGGCGGAGGTCAACACCAGCCGCAGCGCCTATTTTCTGCCCGATGCGGCCAAAGGCGGCCAGCCGATCCAGCTGCGGCGCGCCATCAACGACGCGCGCGGCCATATCTCCGAGCTGTTGGCCAAGTCGGTCAATCGCGGCGCGCTGGATCAGGAGCTGAGTACAGACGACCGCGCGCGGCTGGTCGAATTCCTCAAGGTCTATGGCGACCTGACGCCGAAGGCGGAGTTCAAGGGCACCGAGCGTTCCGGCTATAAGGTCTTTCCGGGATCGGCGGAGCAGGTGGGCGAACGCCAGGAACCGCTATCGCTGGAGGCCTTGCTCGACCCGGATCTGTGGACGTCGCTGATTTTCGACGAACTGCTGATCTTCCAACCGACGATGCTGCAACCGGTCGGCGGCATGGACCGCATCCCGCATGCGTTCCACGAACGGCTGAAGGATGTCGTGAGGCTGAACACCGAGGTCAAGGCCATTCGCAACAAGCCGACCGGCGTCGATGTCACGGTGCGCGACCGCGCCAGCGGCAAGGCGCAGGTATTGTCGGCCGATTTCGCCATCACGACTTTCCCTTTGCCGGTGCTGGCGCTGGTCGACACCAACTTCTCGCCGGAGGTGAAAGCCGCGATCTCCGGCGTCCACTACGACACCGCCAGCAAGATCGCCTGGCAGTCGCGCCGCTTCTGGGAGACGGATACCCATATCTACGGCGGCATTTCCATCGTCAAGCACGAGACAGGGCTGATCTGGTATCCCAGCGGCGGTTTTCATAAGGCCAGCGGCGTGCTGGTTGGTTGCTACAACATCGGCCAGGCCGCGCGCGACTTTACCGCCAAAACCCTTGCGGCGCAATTCGCTTCTTCGCGCGGCGTTATCGACCGCGTGCATCCGGGACGGGGCGCCGAACTGCAGCGCCCCGTCAGCGTGGCCTGGCACAAGGTGCCGTACAGCCTCGGGTCGTGGGTGCATTGGGCCACGCCGGCGGAAAAGGAATACACATTGCTGAATAAGCCGGAAGGGCGCGTCCACTTCGCCGGCGAGTACCTGAGCCAGATTGGCGCCTGGCAGGAGGGTGCCGCGCTGTCGGCCCACCATGCGATCGCCGCCATCGCACACCGCGTAGCCGCCGGCGCCACCGTCGCCAAGCGCGCAGCCTGA
- a CDS encoding LLM class flavin-dependent oxidoreductase translates to MSIEFIGFSATQEVSETVLPQGSVVNKSFLGAVARAHEYAGFDRVLVAHSSASVDGFQVASYIASQTQKLGILLAHRPGFVSPTLAARQFATLDHFSDGRLAVHVISGGDDTEQQRDGDFLDHDQRYQRTDEYLDVVRKTWTSEGPFDHEGPIYRFKGQNAGVRPLNNQHIPVYFGGSSEAAIEVAGKHADVYALWGESLAQVAETIARVRAAAAKHGRADKIRFSLSLRPVLAATEDQAWAKADAILATATERVKGNTFFSQRPQQPQNAGSQRLLDTAAQGRVVDERLWTGIAALTKAAGNSTGLVGTPEQVRDALLKYWELGVTTFLIRGFDPIQDALQYGRELIPLVRAAVAGREAQQAGQPSRLAA, encoded by the coding sequence ATGAGCATCGAATTCATCGGCTTTAGCGCCACCCAGGAAGTCTCCGAAACCGTGCTGCCGCAGGGTTCCGTTGTCAACAAGAGCTTCCTGGGAGCGGTGGCCCGCGCCCACGAATACGCCGGTTTCGACCGCGTGCTGGTGGCCCACAGCAGCGCGTCGGTGGACGGCTTCCAGGTCGCCTCCTATATCGCTTCTCAGACGCAGAAACTGGGCATCCTGCTGGCCCATCGCCCCGGCTTCGTGTCGCCGACCCTGGCGGCGCGCCAGTTCGCGACGCTGGACCACTTCAGCGACGGCCGCCTGGCGGTACACGTCATCAGCGGCGGCGACGACACCGAACAACAGCGCGACGGCGACTTCCTCGATCACGACCAGCGCTACCAGCGCACCGACGAATACCTGGACGTGGTCCGCAAAACCTGGACCTCGGAGGGACCGTTCGACCATGAAGGCCCGATCTACCGCTTCAAAGGCCAAAACGCCGGCGTGCGTCCACTGAACAACCAGCACATCCCGGTCTACTTCGGCGGATCGTCCGAGGCGGCCATCGAGGTCGCCGGCAAGCACGCCGACGTCTATGCGCTGTGGGGCGAATCGCTGGCCCAGGTGGCGGAGACTATCGCACGGGTGCGAGCCGCCGCCGCCAAGCATGGCCGCGCCGACAAGATCCGTTTCAGCCTGTCGCTGCGCCCCGTGCTGGCCGCGACCGAGGACCAGGCCTGGGCCAAGGCGGACGCGATCCTGGCCACCGCCACGGAGCGGGTCAAAGGCAATACCTTCTTCAGCCAGCGCCCGCAGCAGCCGCAGAACGCAGGCTCCCAGCGCCTGCTCGACACCGCCGCGCAGGGCAGGGTGGTCGACGAGCGCCTGTGGACCGGCATCGCGGCGCTGACCAAGGCGGCCGGCAATTCCACCGGCTTGGTGGGTACGCCGGAACAGGTGCGCGATGCGTTGCTCAAGTACTGGGAACTGGGCGTGACCACTTTCCTGATCCGTGGCTTCGATCCGATCCAGGACGCCCTGCAGTACGGCCGCGAGTTGATTCCCCTGGTGCGCGCGGCGGTCGCCGGGCGCGAAGCGCAGCAAGCCGGCCAGCCTTCCCGCCTGGCCGCCTGA
- a CDS encoding RidA family protein — protein MKTTAKVLFASLLLSSAAAQAQQIKRTPIPNSNFPISVAVTVPANAETIYFSGVLPDVADTAAPKGTPAAYGSTETQTASVLRKLQAALAAEGLTFGDVVSLRVFLVGDPKLDNKLDFNGLNTSFGQFFGTAAQPAKPARTALQVAALPLPGALVEIDLVAARVKP, from the coding sequence ATGAAAACCACCGCAAAAGTACTATTCGCAAGCCTGTTGTTGTCCAGCGCCGCCGCGCAAGCGCAGCAGATCAAGCGCACGCCCATCCCCAATTCCAATTTCCCTATCTCGGTCGCCGTCACGGTGCCGGCAAACGCGGAAACCATCTATTTCAGCGGCGTGCTGCCGGACGTCGCCGACACCGCCGCGCCGAAGGGAACGCCGGCCGCCTATGGCAGTACCGAGACGCAGACCGCGTCGGTGCTGCGCAAGCTGCAGGCCGCGCTGGCGGCAGAAGGCCTGACCTTCGGCGATGTCGTCTCGCTGCGGGTGTTCCTTGTGGGCGATCCGAAGCTGGATAACAAGCTCGATTTCAACGGCTTGAATACCTCCTTCGGCCAATTCTTCGGTACCGCCGCGCAGCCGGCCAAGCCGGCCCGTACCGCCTTGCAGGTCGCCGCGCTGCCGCTGCCTGGCGCCCTGGTGGAGATCGACCTGGTCGCCGCCCGCGTCAAGCCATAA
- a CDS encoding ABC transporter ATP-binding protein gives MQTIQLDRPGAGIAARNDGASSFRPEAPVPPRTPVQARLLSKHFGPNVILDQLNLDIRAGEFVALLGRSGSGKTTLLRALAGLDRITSGTLEVPQARAAVFQEPRLMPWKRAWRNVTLGLKIDQPRERARRALAEVGLDHRENAWPATLSGGEAQRVALARALVREPQLLLLDEPFAALDALTRIRMHQLILALWRQHRPSVLLVTHDVDEAVLLADRVLVLEKGRIVSDIAITQPRPRSAERPEFQRVRAQLLQLLGVETDAPSPVREPELQVPVHTPFNFSNFSI, from the coding sequence ATGCAAACCATACAACTCGACCGCCCCGGCGCGGGGATCGCCGCACGCAACGACGGCGCCTCCAGCTTCCGTCCGGAAGCGCCGGTCCCGCCGCGCACTCCGGTGCAGGCACGCCTGCTGAGCAAGCACTTCGGCCCCAACGTCATCCTCGACCAGCTCAATCTCGACATCCGCGCCGGCGAGTTCGTCGCGCTGCTGGGCCGCAGCGGCTCCGGCAAGACCACGCTGCTGCGGGCACTGGCCGGACTGGATCGGATCACCTCCGGCACACTGGAGGTTCCGCAAGCACGGGCCGCCGTGTTCCAGGAGCCGCGCCTGATGCCGTGGAAGCGCGCCTGGCGCAACGTCACATTGGGACTGAAGATCGACCAGCCGCGCGAACGCGCACGCCGGGCGCTGGCCGAGGTTGGACTGGACCATCGGGAGAACGCCTGGCCGGCGACGCTGTCCGGCGGCGAAGCGCAGCGCGTGGCGCTGGCACGGGCGCTGGTGCGCGAACCGCAGTTGCTGCTGCTCGACGAGCCGTTTGCCGCGCTGGACGCGTTGACCCGCATCCGGATGCACCAGCTGATCCTGGCGCTGTGGCGCCAGCACCGGCCGTCGGTGCTGCTGGTGACGCACGACGTCGACGAGGCGGTGTTGCTGGCCGACCGCGTGCTGGTACTGGAAAAGGGCCGCATCGTCTCCGACATCGCGATCACCCAGCCGCGTCCCCGCAGCGCCGAGCGGCCGGAATTCCAGCGGGTTCGCGCCCAGCTGCTGCAATTGCTGGGCGTGGAAACCGATGCTCCATCGCCGGTGCGCGAGCCGGAGCTGCAGGTACCGGTCCACACTCCGTTCAACTTCAGTAACTTCTCGATCTGA
- a CDS encoding aliphatic sulfonate ABC transporter substrate-binding protein: MFTPRRRTVLSLFALTSLLPLASLPAMAQKPSTLRIGYQKSSTLLTILKVRGQLEQDLAPLGVKVSWHEFSSGLPLLEALNVGGVDLSADVADTVPVFAQAAGAQLTYFAQESPSPSAQAIVVRADAPYATVADLKGKKIALTKAAGSHYLLIAALDKAGLRFKDIEPAYLTPADGRAAFERGSVAAWVTWDPYLAGVQRQSSVKILADGRNIADYQRYYLAATSYAEARSDVLAVVFEALRKTGKWVKQSPKEASELLAPAWGLDAKTVELANSRRSYDVRLVQKDALGEQQRIADAFYGESLLPRKLDATAVPLWRGAK; the protein is encoded by the coding sequence ATGTTCACCCCGCGCCGCCGTACCGTGCTATCCCTGTTTGCGCTGACATCCTTGCTGCCACTGGCTTCCTTGCCTGCGATGGCGCAAAAACCGTCGACGCTGCGCATCGGCTATCAGAAGTCATCCACCCTGCTCACCATCCTCAAGGTGCGCGGCCAACTGGAACAGGATCTCGCGCCGCTGGGCGTCAAAGTCAGTTGGCATGAGTTCTCCAGCGGCCTGCCGCTGCTGGAGGCGCTCAATGTCGGCGGCGTGGATTTGAGCGCGGACGTGGCGGACACCGTGCCCGTCTTTGCGCAGGCGGCCGGCGCGCAGCTAACCTATTTTGCGCAGGAGTCGCCGTCACCATCTGCACAGGCGATCGTCGTGCGCGCCGACGCGCCGTATGCGACGGTGGCTGATTTAAAGGGGAAGAAGATCGCGCTGACTAAGGCGGCCGGCAGCCACTATCTGCTGATCGCGGCGCTGGACAAGGCGGGCTTGCGTTTCAAGGATATCGAACCTGCGTATCTGACACCGGCCGATGGCCGCGCGGCGTTCGAGCGTGGCAGTGTCGCAGCGTGGGTGACCTGGGACCCGTACCTGGCCGGCGTGCAGCGGCAGTCGTCGGTGAAGATTTTGGCGGACGGCCGCAATATCGCCGACTACCAGCGCTACTATCTGGCCGCGACCAGCTATGCGGAGGCGCGTTCGGATGTTCTGGCGGTGGTTTTTGAGGCCTTGCGCAAGACCGGGAAGTGGGTCAAGCAGTCGCCGAAGGAGGCGTCCGAGCTCCTGGCGCCGGCGTGGGGCTTGGATGCGAAGACGGTGGAACTGGCCAATAGCCGGCGCAGCTACGATGTGCGGCTGGTGCAGAAGGATGCGCTGGGGGAGCAGCAGCGGATTGCGGATGCGTTTTACGGCGAGAGCCTGCTGCCGCGCAAGCTGGATGCGACGGCCGTGCCGCTGTGGCGCGGCGCTAAATAG
- a CDS encoding TonB-dependent receptor: protein MAAEAQPETAALAAAIVQDVVVTGTRDIQRSAGESLSPIDVISAKDLQRTGQTDLRDALVKLLPSINRLAQTGDAANLTSALTLRGLSPNHVLLLVNGKRRHTSANITADAGSQQGATPVDIDLIPVSAVDHIEVLRDGAAAQYGSDAIAGVINVILKSSSQGGSVTATAGEYYKHDGFTLGGAADIGLPLGADGFLHLSAEYRRHEHSMRSGADERTGTFVNRTLGDPQIRRESFGANAGVVVNKDVELYAFGTAAHRTGGSYQNYRLPSRLPQVYPNGFSPIETSNETDAALTAGIKGTDLAGWRWDLSASYGIDNVKINMVDSANTDLYAATGATPTSFHLAQYKNSQQSVNADLARSLDTGFLPSTLSVALGAEFRRETYEVGAGDEASYFGSGSQALPGLSPVSAGKHSRNIGAAYVDFSTKLTSQWEAELAGRYEHYSDAGSTRNAKVSTRYEFNPRFAVRGTASTGFRAPSLAQANYTSLAVSPTTAGGQLAVNSEAARKLGALALRPEKSRSFNLGLVAEPIENLHVTVDAYRILIRDRIVQGGTYTGQAAIDALTAAGISLPSGLSSVSASYYANGVDTRTQGVDFVAGYPTNLGSLGRVDWDFSANINTSKVTKVANDGNGQTLLNAQQVGYLTTATPKNKLIIGGVWTLDDWSVSLHATRYGKTATEATFYSGPNIYSTTVFNHIENKPKTLTDLEVRYAVTKKLQLAAGATNLFDVYPTKVPPASRYLGVYQYDTAAAQIPFNGGYYYVRANYKF, encoded by the coding sequence ATGGCAGCCGAAGCCCAACCCGAAACGGCGGCGCTGGCCGCCGCCATCGTGCAGGATGTCGTCGTCACCGGCACCCGCGATATTCAAAGGTCGGCCGGGGAAAGCCTCAGTCCCATCGATGTGATCAGCGCCAAGGATTTGCAGCGCACCGGCCAGACCGATCTACGCGACGCGCTGGTCAAGCTGCTGCCGTCGATCAACCGGCTGGCCCAAACCGGCGACGCCGCCAACCTGACCAGCGCGTTGACCTTGCGCGGCCTCAGTCCCAATCACGTTCTGCTGCTGGTGAACGGTAAGCGCCGCCACACGTCGGCCAACATCACGGCGGATGCCGGCTCGCAGCAGGGCGCCACGCCGGTCGATATCGACCTGATACCGGTCAGCGCCGTCGACCATATCGAGGTGCTGCGTGACGGCGCGGCGGCGCAATACGGCTCGGACGCCATCGCCGGCGTGATCAACGTCATACTCAAGTCGTCAAGCCAGGGTGGCAGCGTGACCGCCACGGCCGGCGAATACTACAAACATGACGGCTTCACACTGGGCGGCGCGGCCGATATCGGTTTGCCGCTTGGCGCGGACGGCTTCTTGCACCTAAGCGCGGAATACCGGCGGCATGAACACAGCATGCGCAGCGGCGCCGACGAGCGCACCGGCACCTTCGTCAACCGCACACTTGGCGATCCGCAGATCCGCCGCGAATCGTTTGGCGCCAACGCCGGCGTCGTGGTCAACAAGGATGTCGAGCTGTATGCCTTCGGTACCGCCGCCCACCGCACGGGCGGCAGCTATCAGAACTACCGGCTGCCATCGCGCTTGCCGCAGGTGTATCCCAACGGTTTCAGTCCCATCGAAACCAGCAACGAGACCGATGCCGCGCTGACCGCCGGTATCAAAGGTACCGATCTGGCGGGGTGGCGCTGGGACCTGAGCGCCAGCTACGGCATCGACAACGTCAAAATCAACATGGTCGATTCCGCCAACACCGATTTATACGCTGCCACCGGCGCCACGCCCACCAGCTTCCATCTGGCGCAGTACAAGAATAGCCAGCAAAGCGTCAACGCGGATCTGGCGCGCTCGCTGGATACCGGTTTTCTGCCTTCGACGTTGAGCGTGGCGCTGGGCGCCGAGTTTCGCCGGGAGACTTACGAGGTGGGGGCGGGCGACGAGGCGTCCTACTTCGGCAGCGGCTCGCAGGCTTTGCCCGGGCTCTCTCCTGTCAGTGCCGGCAAGCACTCACGCAATATCGGCGCCGCCTATGTCGATTTTTCGACCAAGCTGACCAGCCAGTGGGAGGCCGAACTGGCCGGCCGCTATGAACACTACAGCGACGCCGGCAGCACCCGCAACGCCAAGGTCTCGACGCGCTATGAGTTCAATCCGCGCTTCGCGGTGCGGGGTACCGCCAGCACCGGCTTCCGTGCGCCATCGCTGGCGCAGGCTAATTACACCAGCCTGGCCGTCTCGCCCACCACGGCCGGCGGCCAGTTGGCTGTCAATTCGGAGGCGGCCCGCAAACTGGGCGCTTTGGCGCTGCGTCCGGAAAAGTCGCGCAGTTTTAATCTGGGCCTGGTCGCCGAGCCGATAGAAAATCTGCATGTGACGGTCGATGCCTACCGCATCCTGATCCGCGACCGTATCGTCCAGGGTGGCACGTACACCGGCCAAGCGGCCATTGACGCGCTAACGGCGGCCGGCATCAGCTTACCGAGTGGCTTGTCGTCGGTGAGCGCCAGCTACTACGCGAACGGTGTCGATACCCGCACTCAAGGAGTGGACTTCGTCGCGGGCTATCCAACCAACCTGGGAAGCCTGGGCCGCGTCGACTGGGACTTCAGCGCCAACATCAACACCAGTAAGGTGACCAAGGTCGCCAACGACGGCAATGGACAGACCTTGCTCAACGCCCAGCAGGTCGGCTACCTGACCACGGCCACGCCCAAGAACAAGCTGATTATCGGCGGCGTCTGGACACTGGACGACTGGAGCGTGAGCCTGCACGCCACCCGTTACGGCAAGACCGCGACCGAGGCGACATTCTATTCTGGACCGAATATCTACTCGACGACGGTGTTCAACCATATAGAAAACAAGCCGAAGACGCTGACAGACCTGGAAGTCCGCTACGCGGTGACGAAAAAACTACAACTGGCCGCCGGCGCGACCAATTTGTTCGACGTGTATCCGACCAAGGTGCCACCCGCTAGCCGTTATCTGGGCGTCTACCAGTACGATACGGCGGCCGCGCAGATACCGTTCAATGGCGGCTATTACTATGTCAGGGCGAACTACAAGTTCTGA
- a CDS encoding acyl-CoA/acyl-ACP dehydrogenase, with amino-acid sequence MTTSVLRLPVIDPAHQLDSPEFAALLEGLSAEFAATAERHDRDASFPHQNFERLHELGLLGLTVPRALGGLGANLAQTARVVAAVARGEPSTALVLTMQYLHHASGRQSKWPPHLLQRVVEETLRDGALINALRVEPELGTPARGGLPATTARRTPEGWRISGRKIYSTGIPRLTWLGVWARSDDPEPLVGSWLVRRDTPGITVIENWDHLGMRATGSHEVVFDDVLVPLDHAVEVAPAGAAPDLDASLLLWMSVLLSAIYDAVARAARDWLATWLEERVPANLGAPLSTLPRFQEALGQLDAWLFSNRVLIEAAANGAVPASDAFRIKYLVTNQAIQVVEKAIELSGNPGLSRANALQRHYRDVLCSRIHTPQNDTILVNSGKAAFAAHAAKKTSSSGVAGISSITAKEAS; translated from the coding sequence ATGACCACATCCGTCCTCCGCCTGCCAGTCATCGATCCCGCCCATCAGCTGGATAGCCCCGAATTCGCCGCGCTGCTGGAGGGCCTGAGCGCCGAATTCGCGGCCACCGCCGAACGGCATGATCGCGACGCCAGCTTCCCGCACCAAAATTTCGAACGCCTGCACGAACTTGGTTTGCTCGGCCTGACAGTGCCGCGCGCCCTCGGCGGCCTTGGCGCCAACCTTGCGCAGACCGCGCGCGTGGTGGCCGCCGTGGCGCGCGGCGAGCCATCCACAGCGCTGGTGCTGACGATGCAGTATCTGCACCATGCGTCGGGCCGGCAGTCGAAGTGGCCCCCGCACCTGCTGCAGCGTGTCGTCGAAGAGACCCTGCGCGATGGCGCGCTGATTAACGCGCTGCGCGTGGAGCCGGAACTGGGCACGCCCGCGCGCGGCGGCCTGCCCGCGACCACCGCGCGGCGCACGCCGGAGGGCTGGCGCATCAGCGGCCGCAAAATCTATTCGACCGGAATACCGCGCCTGACCTGGCTGGGCGTTTGGGCCCGTAGCGACGATCCGGAGCCGCTGGTCGGCAGCTGGCTGGTGCGGCGCGACACGCCGGGCATCACCGTCATCGAAAACTGGGATCACCTGGGCATGCGCGCCACCGGCAGCCATGAGGTGGTGTTCGACGATGTGCTGGTGCCGCTCGATCATGCGGTGGAAGTGGCGCCGGCCGGCGCCGCCCCGGATCTGGATGCCTCGCTGCTGCTGTGGATGTCGGTGCTGCTGTCGGCCATCTACGATGCGGTCGCCCGCGCGGCCCGCGACTGGCTGGCAACCTGGCTGGAAGAACGCGTTCCGGCCAACCTTGGCGCGCCGCTTTCGACCTTGCCGCGCTTCCAGGAGGCGTTGGGACAGCTGGATGCCTGGCTGTTCTCCAACCGCGTGCTGATTGAGGCCGCCGCCAACGGCGCGGTGCCGGCATCGGATGCCTTCCGCATCAAATACCTGGTCACCAACCAGGCGATCCAGGTGGTGGAAAAAGCGATTGAGTTGAGCGGAAACCCCGGCCTGTCGCGCGCCAACGCGCTGCAGCGCCACTACCGCGATGTGCTGTGCAGCCGTATCCACACGCCGCAGAACGACACCATTTTAGTCAACAGCGGCAAGGCGGCTTTCGCCGCCCACGCCGCAAAGAAAACCTCCTCGTCCGGCGTGGCCGGTATTTCATCCATCACTGCAAAGGAAGCATCATGA